In Vicinamibacterales bacterium, one genomic interval encodes:
- a CDS encoding sensor domain-containing diguanylate cyclase, which yields MPARGRRSPSSSTRVDLASRLRPLQSALRTRLSRGDLLASLIREVNASLDPERVADAIVERAAEWLPAPAWVVYAVDAAGVRTFGARGLSASLEAPAAAVAQWILKHGEVCTAPDVGGDARFGESGTGAVIGFPLECRGRTVGALVGLDRAPASRAPKFSAGAEAALLRALEPGAIALDNALRVARAEALSVTDDLTQLYNSRYLSQVLRRETKRASRSGRPLSLLFIDLDGFKSVNDTHGHLFGSRALVEAAGLIRLSARETDVVARFGGDEFALILPDTGSDGAAAVGERIRDRIGAHRFLQGDGLAIHLTVSVGVATLPDVAASTEGLIQAADEAMYHVKDHGKNGIYIAGSGSEERI from the coding sequence GTGCCGGCCCGCGGCCGGCGCTCGCCGTCATCGTCCACCCGGGTGGACCTGGCCAGCCGCCTCCGGCCGCTGCAGAGCGCGCTGCGAACCCGGCTTTCCCGGGGTGACCTCCTCGCCAGCCTGATCCGTGAGGTAAATGCGTCGCTCGACCCGGAGCGGGTCGCCGACGCGATCGTCGAGCGGGCGGCGGAATGGCTGCCCGCGCCGGCCTGGGTCGTCTACGCCGTCGACGCCGCAGGGGTCCGGACGTTCGGTGCCCGCGGGCTGTCGGCCTCGCTCGAGGCGCCCGCAGCGGCGGTCGCCCAGTGGATCCTGAAGCATGGCGAGGTCTGCACGGCGCCGGACGTGGGCGGCGACGCGCGCTTCGGCGAGTCCGGGACCGGCGCCGTCATCGGCTTTCCGCTGGAGTGCCGCGGGCGCACCGTCGGGGCGCTGGTGGGGCTGGACCGCGCGCCGGCGTCGCGGGCGCCGAAGTTCTCGGCCGGGGCCGAGGCGGCGCTGCTCAGAGCACTGGAGCCGGGGGCAATCGCGCTCGATAACGCCTTGAGAGTCGCGCGGGCGGAAGCGCTGTCGGTCACCGACGATCTGACCCAGCTCTACAACTCGCGATATCTCTCGCAGGTGCTGCGGCGCGAGACCAAGCGCGCGTCGCGCAGCGGCCGGCCGCTCTCATTGCTGTTCATCGATCTGGACGGCTTCAAGTCGGTCAACGACACGCACGGCCACCTCTTCGGCAGCCGCGCGCTCGTGGAAGCGGCGGGTCTGATCCGCCTCAGCGCGCGCGAGACCGACGTGGTCGCGCGCTTCGGCGGCGACGAGTTCGCGCTGATCCTGCCCGACACCGGCAGTGACGGCGCGGCCGCGGTCGGCGAGCGTATCCGCGACCGCATCGGCGCGCACCGGTTTCTCCAGGGCGACGGGCTCGCGATCCACCTGACCGTGTCGGTCGGTGTCGCGACCCTGCCCGACGTGGCCGCCTCGACGGAGGGCCTGATCCAGGCCGCCGACGAGGCGATGTACCACGTCAAGGATCACGGCAAGAACGGGATTTACATCGCGGGAAGCGGAAGCGAGGAGCGGATTTGA